In Arachis hypogaea cultivar Tifrunner chromosome 17, arahy.Tifrunner.gnm2.J5K5, whole genome shotgun sequence, a single window of DNA contains:
- the LOC112765195 gene encoding uncharacterized protein isoform X5, whose product MASSSRDQALSLFAAANNHGDVNVKLSSLTQAKDLLLSLDPSLSADLFPFFLELQSSPESLVRKLLIQLIEEIGFKAVDHSPALVSILLTFLRDADPIIVKQSIVSGTNIFCNVFVEMIVQFQQYGKVERWLEGVWMWMLKFKDAVFGIALEPGSAGIKLLGLKFLEIFVLLFTPDNNSPEKSTGEGSRQAANISWLVGGHPLLDPVALKSEANRTIGILLNLLQPGASLPGCLTITVINWIT is encoded by the exons ATGGCCTCTTCCTCCAGAGACCAAGCCCTCTCTCTCTTCGCCGCCGCCAACAACCACGGCGACGTCAACGTCAAGCTCTCATCCCTCACCCAAGCCAAGGACCTCCTTCTCTCCCTCGACCCTTCTCTCTCCGCTGACCTCTTCCCTTTCTTCCTCGAGCTTCAGTCCTCTCCCGAATCCCTCGTTCGCAAATTGCTCATACA GTTAATTGAGGAGATTGGTTTTAAAGCAGTCGATCATTCTCCTGCACTTGTTTCTATACTATTAACATTTTTGCGAGATGCTGATCCGATAATTGTAAAGCAATCTATTGTTAGTGGCACGAACATCTTCTGTAATGTTTTTGTGGAGATGATTGTGCAG TTTCAACAATATGGTAAAGTAGAGAGGTGGTTAGAAGGGGTTTGGATGTGGATGCTTAAGTTCAAGGATGCTGTTTTTGGGATTGCTCTTGAG CCTGGTTCTGCCGGAATAAAGTTGCTGGGACTGAAATTCTTGGAAATATTCGTCTTGCTTTTTACTCCTGACAACAATAGTCCTGAGAAATCAACTGGAGAAG GATCTAGGCAAGCTGCTAATATATCATGGTTGGTTGGTGGTCACCCTCTTCTTGATCCGGTGGCTCTCAAGTCGGAGGCAAACAGGACCATTGGCATTCTATTAAATTTATTGCAGCCTGGTGCAAGTCTCCCTGGTTGTTTAACAATTACTGTTATAAATTG GATCACCTAA
- the LOC112765195 gene encoding uncharacterized protein isoform X3, which translates to MASSSRDQALSLFAAANNHGDVNVKLSSLTQAKDLLLSLDPSLSADLFPFFLELQSSPESLVRKLLIQLIEEIGFKAVDHSPALVSILLTFLRDADPIIVKQSIVSGTNIFCNVFVEMIVQFQQYGKVERWLEGVWMWMLKFKDAVFGIALEPGSAGIKLLGLKFLEIFVLLFTPDNNSPEKSTGEGSRQAANISWLVGGHPLLDPVALKSEANRTIGILLNLLQPGASLPGCLTITVINWVSWIEQVQLLVCFITLRHADQFLTRS; encoded by the exons ATGGCCTCTTCCTCCAGAGACCAAGCCCTCTCTCTCTTCGCCGCCGCCAACAACCACGGCGACGTCAACGTCAAGCTCTCATCCCTCACCCAAGCCAAGGACCTCCTTCTCTCCCTCGACCCTTCTCTCTCCGCTGACCTCTTCCCTTTCTTCCTCGAGCTTCAGTCCTCTCCCGAATCCCTCGTTCGCAAATTGCTCATACA GTTAATTGAGGAGATTGGTTTTAAAGCAGTCGATCATTCTCCTGCACTTGTTTCTATACTATTAACATTTTTGCGAGATGCTGATCCGATAATTGTAAAGCAATCTATTGTTAGTGGCACGAACATCTTCTGTAATGTTTTTGTGGAGATGATTGTGCAG TTTCAACAATATGGTAAAGTAGAGAGGTGGTTAGAAGGGGTTTGGATGTGGATGCTTAAGTTCAAGGATGCTGTTTTTGGGATTGCTCTTGAG CCTGGTTCTGCCGGAATAAAGTTGCTGGGACTGAAATTCTTGGAAATATTCGTCTTGCTTTTTACTCCTGACAACAATAGTCCTGAGAAATCAACTGGAGAAG GATCTAGGCAAGCTGCTAATATATCATGGTTGGTTGGTGGTCACCCTCTTCTTGATCCGGTGGCTCTCAAGTCGGAGGCAAACAGGACCATTGGCATTCTATTAAATTTATTGCAGCCTGGTGCAAGTCTCCCTGGTTGTTTAACAATTACTGTTATAAATTG GGTCTCATGGATAGAACAAGTTCAACTGCTTGTTTGTTTTATAACGTTGCGACATGCTGACCAGTTCCTTACGAGGAGTTAA
- the LOC112765195 gene encoding uncharacterized protein isoform X4, producing the protein MASSSRDQALSLFAAANNHGDVNVKLSSLTQAKDLLLSLDPSLSADLFPFFLELQSSPESLVRKLLIQLIEEIGFKAVDHSPALVSILLTFLRDADPIIVKQSIVSGTNIFCNVFVEMIVQFQQYGKVERWLEGVWMWMLKFKDAVFGIALEPGSAGIKLLGLKFLEIFVLLFTPDNNSPEKSTGEGSRQAANISWLVGGHPLLDPVALKSEANRTIGILLNLLQPGASLPGCLTITVINWESLEQGLMDRTSSTACLFYNVATC; encoded by the exons ATGGCCTCTTCCTCCAGAGACCAAGCCCTCTCTCTCTTCGCCGCCGCCAACAACCACGGCGACGTCAACGTCAAGCTCTCATCCCTCACCCAAGCCAAGGACCTCCTTCTCTCCCTCGACCCTTCTCTCTCCGCTGACCTCTTCCCTTTCTTCCTCGAGCTTCAGTCCTCTCCCGAATCCCTCGTTCGCAAATTGCTCATACA GTTAATTGAGGAGATTGGTTTTAAAGCAGTCGATCATTCTCCTGCACTTGTTTCTATACTATTAACATTTTTGCGAGATGCTGATCCGATAATTGTAAAGCAATCTATTGTTAGTGGCACGAACATCTTCTGTAATGTTTTTGTGGAGATGATTGTGCAG TTTCAACAATATGGTAAAGTAGAGAGGTGGTTAGAAGGGGTTTGGATGTGGATGCTTAAGTTCAAGGATGCTGTTTTTGGGATTGCTCTTGAG CCTGGTTCTGCCGGAATAAAGTTGCTGGGACTGAAATTCTTGGAAATATTCGTCTTGCTTTTTACTCCTGACAACAATAGTCCTGAGAAATCAACTGGAGAAG GATCTAGGCAAGCTGCTAATATATCATGGTTGGTTGGTGGTCACCCTCTTCTTGATCCGGTGGCTCTCAAGTCGGAGGCAAACAGGACCATTGGCATTCTATTAAATTTATTGCAGCCTGGTGCAAGTCTCCCTGGTTGTTTAACAATTACTGTTATAAATTG GGAATCATTGGAGCAGGGTCTCATGGATAGAACAAGTTCAACTGCTTGTTTGTTTTATAACGTTGCGACATGCTGA